One Neodiprion pinetum isolate iyNeoPine1 chromosome 1, iyNeoPine1.2, whole genome shotgun sequence genomic window carries:
- the fdl gene encoding probable beta-hexosaminidase fdl isoform X4, which yields MSYRMKLLVRMMVGGVPSGKMRRALMVLILVMGVLFIAMYARTPPIVSLQPFTARRNFQSPWSWGCVAGRCERRAVRSSRTSLATCTALCGGNERLIWPRPTGDVFLGENSVTFHLQQITLVTVNTSDQEVKNLLEHAKDVFLGNIRSMIKVQNAKARSSIDSFVIYLSAGDVLGTRQTLTTDESYNIQVTLKGKLLEAKITGKTYYGVRHGLETLSQMIWWDEAAGRNGILRAISSASIRDKPTFGYRGLLIDTGRQFFAIEELKRVVDGMAASKLNTFHWHLSDSQSFPYDSPQFPEMARWGAFSGDQVYSPEDVKDLVDYAKVRGIRVLIEIDAPAHAGAGWQWGAENGFGELALCVDQQPWSAYCGEPNCGQLNPFNEHSYKILEGLYRELLDITELRDIIHIGGDEVNLECWAQYNNITMAMQAQNITDLHALWGDFETKALHRVFRANHNHVPKAVVVWSSPLTKRPYINTYFNPQLHVIQSWGGSNWPETPELLEDGFRVILSHVDAWYLDCGFGRWRETGEAACGEYRIWQTVYNHRPWKDYSQKEVSLILGGEAALWSEQVGRASLGPRLWPRASAFAERLWTDSLSNGYTIEENVYTRLAAHRELLRSRGLHTEPMWPQWCSENPGKCL from the exons GAACTTCCAGAGTCCTTGGTCCTGGGGCTGCGTCGCGGGTCGCTGCGAAAGAAGAGCCGTACGATCCTCAAGGACTTCGCTGGCAACTTGCACAGCCCTCTGCGGGGGTAATGAACGCTTAATTTGGCCCCGACCTACGGGTGACGTTTTCCTCGGGGAAAATAGCGTCACATTCCATCTTCAACAAATAACGCTGGTTACCGTAAACACCAGCGATCAGGAGGTCAAGAATCTTTTGGAACACGCCAAGGACGTATTTTTAG gtaaCATTAGGAGTATGATAAAAGTCCAGAATGCCAAGGCAAGGTCCAGTATCGATAGTTTCGTTATATATCTATCAGCGGGTGACGTTCTGGGCACGAGGCAAACTCTGACCACCGATGAATCTTACAACATCCAAGTCACCCTCAAGGGTAAACTCCTGGAGGCCAAGATCACCGGGAAAACTTATTACGGCGTTCGCCACGGCCTCGAGACCCTAAGTCAGATGATTTGGTGGGACGAGGCGGCCGGCAGAAACGGAATACTGAGGGCGATATCATCCGCTTCTATCCGAGACAAACCGACGTTCGGCTATCGGGGGCTGCTTATAGACACGGGTAGACAATTTTTCGCTATCGAAGAACTGAAAAGAGTCGTCGACGGGATGGCTGCCTCCAAGCTCAACACCTTTCACTGGCACTTGTCGGATTCTCAAAGCTTTCCTTACGACTCTCCACAGTTTCCGGAAATGGCCAGGTGGGGTGCCTTCAGTGGGGATCAAGTTTATTCTCCCGAGGACGTTAAGGACCTCGTGGATTACGCTAAAGTACGGGGCATTCGCGTCTTAATCGAAATCGACGCACCCGCTCATGCCGGCGCCGGATGGCAATGGG GCGCAGAGAACGGTTTTGGAGAACTGGCGCTTTGCGTTGACCAGCAACCGTGGTCGGCATACTGCGGTGAACCAAACTGCGGTCAACTTAATCCGTTCAATGAACATTCTTATAAAATCCTCGAAGGACTCTACAGAGAACTTTTGGACATCACCGAACTTCGTGATATTATTCACATCGGTGGTGACGAAGTGAACTTGGAATGTTGGGCCCAGTACAATAACATTACCATGGCAATGCAGGCACAGAATATAACAGATCTTCATGCCTTATGGGGTGATTTCGAAACGAAAGCACTCCACAGAGTATTCAGAGCCAATCACAACCACGTTCCGAAAGCTGTCGTTGTGTGGAGTTCGCCTCTTACCAAACGGCCGTACATCAACACGTACTTCAATCCCCAG TTACACGTAATTCAATCTTGGGGCGGCAGTAACTGGCCGGAAACTCCAGAGCTCCTGGAGGACGGTTTCCGGGTAATACTTTCGCACGTAGACGCGTGGTATTTGGATTGCGGATTTGGCAGATGGCGAGAAACGGGGGAAGCGGCTTGCGGCGAATATCGAATCTGGCAAACTGTCTATAATCACAGGCCTTGGAAAGATTATAGCCAGAAAGAGGTTTCTCTCATTCTTGGTGGCGAAGCCGCGCTTTGGTCCGAGCAAGTGGGACGAGCGTCATTAGGGCCCCGATTATGGCCGAGAGCCTCAGCTTTTGCGGAAAGATTATG GACTGACTCTTTGTCGAACGGTTATACGATCGAAGAGAACGTCTACACGAGGCTTGCGGCGCACAGAGAACTCCTTCGCAGTCGAGGACTTCACACTGAGCCAATGTGGCCGCAGTGGTGCTCGGAAAATCCTGGTAAATGCCTTTGA